The Branchiostoma lanceolatum isolate klBraLanc5 chromosome 12, klBraLanc5.hap2, whole genome shotgun sequence DNA segment atatgaattattttgtcatcagataccaaaggaaaagtggaaaacaaggaaaacaaacaaatcaggagaaagtaatacttggatgttctatgacatctatctttaaaagttttttgaaactaggtaaagacgagcaggactgtagaatttggctgagattgttccatacggtggggcctctaaacatgattgtatgttgtttttgagtagtttttgtcataattgatcttaaaagattatgttgtctcgtatagtggtgatggatatctgagttgaaatttaaaagacctttgtattgttcaggtagggaagagctattatggacaattttatggacaaataaggcaatttgaaatttattgatgtcaaatacagtcataacatttaaatcacgaaacagagctgctgtgtgtgctgtgaatgacgcattggctgctattcgtacaaagcgcttttgaaggaggtaaacaggattgatggatgttgtgtacgtactaccccaaattatgttgcaataagttagataagggtaaatcaaactgtaataaagaaccataaatatgtttcgtgacagcaaagatttgacttttctaatgatgcctatgtttttggaaatttttttgcaaacaaaatcaatttggttcttccatgaaagtttctcgtctataattacgcctaaaaaacgggtgtgacttacttgattgatagcattgtcattaatatagatcctagccttttctttatcgtatttcttgttccttcctacaaagataataaaattagttttttttacgttaagggacaatttatttgccttgaaccattgatttatcttatacaattcattattcatagatgttACTAACGTGACAAAATTTTTGTGGGACATaaataagtttgtatcatctgcaaataacagagcaaataatttatttgatactgatgccaagtcgttaacataaattaaaaacaagaggggaccaagaatggatccttgtggtacgccacatgttaagacattttgggaggaaatattatttctattagagacgaactgttttctgttagttAAGTAGTCTTTTAGCCAACGAAGGGCAGAGTCGGTAAATCCATAGGTGAATAGTTTGTTGATAAGTATGTTGTGATCTACTGTATGACTATCATTCATGATAGATATTCAAGTTCTTTTACTCTAAGACAGTGTTGAATTGGGAACTTACCACAAATGGGTTGTGTTGtgtacaaaattgtttgaaTCAATTTTAAATTTGGTAACTTGGGTTAATTGAGTTTGTGTTCTGTGTATACTGAGTGTCAGACATTTTGCATGAGGTTGAAGAGGAGATGAAATTGGAGTGTGACAGTTTTATAGGAAGGTTGCATTCTTTTATAGGTGGACCAGATGGACTGAAGCTTTGTAAAGCCATTTCAAACAACGTGGTGATGAAGCAAATTCTACGTGAGATGGCGTCAGAACCCGGAGATCACACCCAGTTTCGTGGCCATGGCACTCTGGATCCACTTCGGATTTTTGGTTTCTCAGAGTCAGATGACTACTTCCGTAAGATAGTGGGAAGCATCACATCTCTAGATCTATCACCATCTCCTGAACCAGGTACAGATACATTCATTAAATTTTACCTTAGAACAAAGTGAATGCAAGCCAAAGATATAATTTTCCTTCAGGTGCTGGTGGAAACAAGAATTCTGTTAACACTGATATTTGCTATTATCATGATGTGTAAACTATGCTGCCCAGTTGATTTTTATGTACCTTTTAAACCTTAAGATTTGTGTACGTGGGTAAGGCTTTTCAGATGTGAGAAAATTTGGAAGAAATGGATATTATTGtgactgttatacatgtaagtatgtacATGACCAACATTAGTGTTGTCTTCTTTCAACCATCTCCAAAATGGTGTGTGTAATTACCATTACTACCATCTTGATACCATGTACTAATGTAGATTTACTAACTGTCTAGAGCTTTCGTATATTGAATGGTATACTTTTTTTGACAGATCTCAATCTTAGGAACTATGACCTCAGAAAAGTGGCAATCAAGTTTATTTCTGAAGACCTACGTTGTGCAGATGAGATACGGAAGGGCACTAAAGAACCCAAGCATGTGACTCGTGCGGTGGAGCTTCTAGAGGATGTTGTGTTCTCATCATGGATGGATTCTATCAACTTATCTCTTCCTGAATATTCTGACGTATTGAAGCTGCCACTGAGCCCTGATCGTGATCATGCCAAGCTCGCATCTTCATATCAGTATATAGAGGAAAAAAGATCCATTGATCTTAAAGTCTTCTgtaacaaaataaataaaaaagttaCAGATCGCAAGATTTCGTGCCTTGTGCTCCCTTCACCATCAGATGCAGCTTATGGCAATACAGAAGGATCAGCTGCTTTGCAGGAATTCCTGACCCAGCTTGGAGGTGACCTTGTGAGCAATGTGGAACACCTGTGTCTTACTGGAGGGGAAAACCAGCTGTTGTTTTCAGACATCAAAAAAACCATGCAGACGCTTCAAAAACTAAAATCACCTGATTCCGGACCACTGACAGTGAACTGTGAAAAAGTTGATTTGCGTAAGGTACCTGCAGATAGCAAAAGTCAGGAGAAAATCTCCAACGTGAACGTCATCATCCATCAGAGAGACCTTAACGAGAGAAGATTTCTAAAAGGAAGGGAACTCAAAGACATCCCCAACTATGTAACCATAGAGGAATGTCCTCCCGAGTGCCAACCCTATCACTATAGTTCAGTTAGTGAGCAAGCTGCATCCTATAATCAAGGAAGTGAAGAAGGCATGGCCTGTGATTTTACTTCATTGGAACAGCCAGCATCTAGAGATGGAGCAGCAGCACTACATGCTACAATGCAGAAGCATCGGTGTCGCCTTAAAGCAGGAGTACACGTCACGGTAGCGGTTCTTGGAAGTGGGATCTACATGGATCACAAAGACTTTGCAGAAGACATCATCCAGGGCAAGGCCTGCTTTGTACCCCAGGAGAGTTGGGATCTGTCTGTCAACACACTGGGAGTAGGAACAGCACTCGCAAGTATTGCAGCTGGGTTTGCACCTGAGAAAACTCAGCTTCTCATAGCAAAAGTAGTGGATAAACACGGCAGATCAAACCAAGCATGGGTGGTCGAGGCAGTCGACTGGGCATCCAAGCATGCAGCAGACATCATTCTCATCCCAGTAGGATTTGTGAAGTTTGACCACAGGATGTATGAGGCTGTGACTAAAGCTCAGCAGAATGGCAAGGTAAGAAAAAGAGCTTGAGACAACGTCATAGCTGTTTCTAACTCACATGGTTTTACAATCCTGAAATAGCGTAATCCATTTGGCTGCATTGTATTGATGCTGTTATATACTGATGATTTAAGTACAACAGCTGATATAAGGATAAGATCATCTTAGACATACTTAATATTACTAGTAATATATGTATCAGTATCACTCTGTACACTAGTTACGCTCATAATGTGTTATTCAAGtctatatttgt contains these protein-coding regions:
- the LOC136446628 gene encoding uncharacterized protein; this encodes MENSDSAAASSKKKKDQWQGDTFNFLHIRECWAKLGVSDFEKDFETWRNNFPVTVAVLDTNLMKDHNAFKHHPNEIQEKDFTSPATDKDTDQQLSADKKKEYHLHGTRCAAIIAGGEYEAIEYQKQGDQLQPSWYEESFWNGVAPFVNLYFCKVNLKTQSLVDAINHLIKEKKKEGGLQVDVISISLVHWTYNEKVEQCIHEASLNNIIIVCSACNEGHRSSNSVQYPARYGNVICVGSHDYLGNQSTFTAVGREVDILGPGEIRSACPVADKPKVKNAIVKARGTSFAGPYVAGMVAIILANAQRIGGPDGLKLCKAISNNVVMKQILREMASEPGDHTQFRGHGTLDPLRIFGFSESDDYFRKIVGSITSLDLSPSPEPDLNLRNYDLRKVAIKFISEDLRCADEIRKGTKEPKHVTRAVELLEDVVFSSWMDSINLSLPEYSDVLKLPLSPDRDHAKLASSYQYIEEKRSIDLKVFCNKINKKVTDRKISCLVLPSPSDAAYGNTEGSAALQEFLTQLGGDLVSNVEHLCLTGGENQLLFSDIKKTMQTLQKLKSPDSGPLTVNCEKVDLRKVPADSKSQEKISNVNVIIHQRDLNERRFLKGRELKDIPNYVTIEECPPECQPYHYSSVSEQAASYNQGSEEGMACDFTSLEQPASRDGAAALHATMQKHRCRLKAGVHVTVAVLGSGIYMDHKDFAEDIIQGKACFVPQESWDLSVNTLGVGTALASIAAGFAPEKTQLLIAKVVDKHGRSNQAWVVEAVDWASKHAADIILIPVGFVKFDHRMYEAVTKAQQNGKIVIAAAAHSPVAREISYPARHGDVICVGSHSRTSPASSHSVRGREMDFLVIGEEHPVKAASAETTRSYNSVSGTSVAAAMATAVVGFTLMYAESVGGKSLRDKLKSNTMIRELLREACSSRGYHTPDRGYGTLDPDKLFKWGPQHFEDLVKKIAGT